CCTTCAACCCTTTTTTTGTTCTTCCATAGTATTCGTCGTGGGGGTCTATAACTAATAAACCGGCATAATTCTGATTCAACAGATTGTAAGTAAGAACTTTAACAAGATTAGATTTTCCCTTACCAGTAGAAGCCGAAATCAACATATGATGTGTGATAACATCATCACCTTTGAGAAACACATCAATTCCTAGAACTCGTGAACCGCTTCTTATTTGGCCAAAGTAAAGTGGTCTTTTTGGCTTTTCAAGGAATTTTAAATCTTGTTCATTTATCCTTTCAACTGTAGAAAAGAATTGGGGAAGTCTTTTAGGAAGATGATAACGATTTGGTGTGACAAAAAGAACAGGTTTTAGGGTAATAAGAATGAAATTAGAAATATCACTATCTAAAAAAGACAAATTAGACTCTTCTTCTAGTTTTAATCCCGCTGCTAAACTCCTTATTCGCTCAGGTATTTGAGATCCATAAGAGATGTCAAAAACTTGGAGTATGAAATATCCGCTGTTTTCTCTTGCAACGATTAATTCTCCAAGTTCAACGTCAAGTCCAGTTTTCTGTCTTATTATTATTCCTCTAAAATCACCTGATACTATTTTCCCAACAATATCCAAATTATCATCTCCTAAATCCATTGTAAACTATCAAGAACATCGTGAGCATCCTCAACGCTAATATTTTCATCAATAAATTTTAAAATTTCCTCATCATCACAAAGAGACAAGAAAAGTGCCTTGTGTGTTTCTTTTTCATCTCCCCTAATCCTAGCAATATAATCAGCATCTACTAACCCATAAGGGTAGCCGGGAAATCTAAGGTCAACAGAGTTAGAAGCTATTGTTCCCAAGACTTCCTCAACACCTTCCCTTCCTAATACTTTTGCTCTATTTTTTTCTATTTCAAATCTGAAGGTGTATCTTGATGAAGGGTGAAATTTCACGAAATACATTTCTGCATTATGATCGGGGTGATTTATTTCTACTACAGGATAATAGTACCATAACTTCTTGGAGCATATTTTATTTCCTAAGAGCCTTATTGCATATGGTAATGATCTTCCCTTTGAAGTGTAAAGTCTAGACCTTTTAGCAATGCCACAAAAAGTAATTCCTTTCTCAGTCGCAGCCTCATAAGCTTTTTTGGAATAGTTGGATTCTCCCGTAATCGCTGTTTGAAGTGATCCGTCCCTTACTAAGATATCTCCATTTTCAAGTTCTTTTTGGATGATAAGTTCAGAGATTTTCCATTCAAGAAATCTTCTTGCAACTCCACAAACAGAACCTAATTCAGCTCTGAAACTTCTGTTAGATATTGATGAGTCATGAGAATTGATTGTCCTGTCTGCCTCATCAATATCGATTCCATAATTCTTTGAAAATGGAAACAATTTGAAATAAAAATCAATGTCTTTACCCTTGCCTATTGCTTTGCCGAGAACATAAAACTCATATTTTTGAGATATGTTTCTTGGAGGGGTGATCTTATTATTATTAAATATGTTAAAATAAATTCTAACAAATCCCAAATAAAGAGAAGGTGAAGAAAGCAATTCAATATTTCCTCCATCTATATATGTGACCTTTTTACTTGGATTACTTAGATTAAATTCTCTAATATTGTTTTTGCTTATAGGAAAGGAAGAGTATCTCTTATCGCTAAACTGGGGTTGCTCGCCGTCCAGGACATCACAACTATAGTTTTGTTCACTCTTTATTATATTAATAATATCTTTTATTATTTCTATATTCATCTTGTTTTAAAAATGAAAACTGAATATAAAAAACTATCTTCTAAAATTATTCTATGAATTCTGCCTTAATGCCGCCGACTGCTCGAGCTATAATATTGTAAAATCCGGCAAATAGTATTCCCGAAATTGCTCCTAAAATGGCATATATTATCGGAAAAGCTACTATTCCTGTTAAAGCAACTAATGCACCTGTATTAGGCGGGATACTAGTATACACATCAGGATATAATTGGGGGCCAAATGCTCCAGCAACTGCAAAAGCAATTGCAAAGACTATGCCCGCAATTAAACCTACTATCAATCCAATAAAGAAAAACATTTTAGCAACTGAACCAATATCAAATTTTTTTATCTCTTTTTTCATAGAATCACAGGAGATATAAAATGCATCAAAATATATAATTTTCGTATAGAATTAAAATAGGGAAAAAATTACAAATAGTATTTCATTTCAAGAGAGTTTTCAGCAAAACCACATGCTTTGTAGAATTTTTTAGTCATAGGGTCTCCACCTTCAATAGATACTGTTATGTACTTGCATTTGACTCTCTTCCCATAGTTTATTGCGGCTTCCAAAAGTTCTGCTCCAACACCTTTTCCCTTGTACTCATCCTTTATGACAATGTCTTCAATGTGACATACGTTGTAACTGTAAAATAGTATTGGTTTAACGAAAAGAGATAAGAAACCACAGATTTCGACACTGTCAAGCAAATTCTCTTCAGCAACAAATATCTTTATGTTTGGATTCTTGATATATTCAGTAAGTATCTTATTAAAATTAGCAATTTCATCAGGAGATTTTAGAGGCACATTGTGCAAACTATCAATAAGATCATATATATTATATCTGTCTCTAAACGAAGCTTCTCTCACCCTCAACAAATTCACCTTACCAAATTTATTACGTAAAGTATATAAAATTAATTTATAATTCTCGTTTCTATTTAAATATTAATCTGTTTATTTGATTCATTTTCTTTATTATAGTTTATCATACGACTTTTCGCTTCAGATTTAATTGGTCTGAGTTTAGGAAGATTATATGAAGTAATAATCCCGGCAAGTACTAAAACAAACCAAAATGATAATATTCGGTCCAAAATGGTAGCTGTGAGCGCTATATTTTTTCCCACTTTCAGTGAAGCGTATAAGAGAGTCATTGTTACTTCAACGACTCCAAGTCCTCCTGGCATTAAAGGAAGTAGTCCCATAAGAAGACTTATTGTGGATACAAGGGCAACAAGCAATGGATTCAATGGCCTTCCAAGAGCTAAAAAGACAAAATATGTTCTAAGTATCCAACAACACCACATAATTATTGATGCAACAATGGATCTATATAGGGCCCGCCTACTTTTCAGGATTAGTTGAAATTGTTGATGGAAATTTTCTACCATTGATAATGCCAAATCTTCATATTTATTAATTCTCTTGGAAATTTTTCCAATTATTCTTATAAACTTAAAAACAACTTTCTCTCCCGCTTTTTTATTAAAACATACATATATTGCCACCAAAAGCACACATATATAGATCATAATTACAAATGACAATATAGCAATTGTAGTCCATCCAACACTGTAAAAAAGATTAACATACATAACAGAAAAAATAGCAAGAACAAAAAAAGGCAGGGATTCTACAAATCTGTCTGCAGTAACTGTGGCAAAAACATTTTCAATTGGGGCAATGTCTTCATCCTTAGAAATGAGGAATGTCTTCATAGGCTCTCCACCTGTTTTAGCACTCGGTGTAACATTATTGAAAAAAATTCCAATCATTGTTGCAACAAAAACATTTTTCATGGAAACGTTAGGCTTTAGTGACTCAAGGAGAGGTTTCCATTTGTAAGCTTCCAAAAATAAGTTAAGTAATTGAAATACAACTGCAAGGCCCAAGTATAAGGGATTAGCACTCTTTATTAGAGTAATAAATTCAGCATAACCGACAAATTGAATAAAAATAAGTATTAATATAATTCCGGCAGTAAATGGTAGAATGGTCCTATAGTTTACCATTTTTAGCTCCCTCTAGCTTTATCATCTTGTCTACTTGATTTAATAATTTATCAATAAAAGAATTTTTTCTTTCGATTTCTTTGCCCAATAGAGAGTATTTAATGAATACTACTACAATCCCAATAGCTATCGGCCCTAAAAAAATTCCTATTGCCCCGAACGCTAAAAGTCCTCCAAAGAACCCAAAAAGAAATATCATTGGATGTATTTTAGCATATTTTCCTGCAAGTTTTGGTTTGATGTAAAGCTCAGGTATCACAGTAACAAATACCTGACCTATGATAAAAACATAGATTCCAGTCATTGCCTGACCATTCATTATATAGACAGCTGCAATTCCAGAAAATAACATCCAAGGACCTAGTATTGGCGCAAAGTCCATAAAACCAGACATTATACCCAGAAGGGATGGGTAGGGTATTCCAAATATTAAAAAGATAAAGTAACTAATTATTGCTGTAAAAATTGCTTTTAGAATATTAACAAGAATTATACTCTCAAAAACAATATCAATTCCTTGAAGAAGATTTGAAACGGTCTTTTTTTTATTTTCAGGTAACAAGTGGACAAATGTATCTCTAAGATTAGCCCCTTCTTTCAGTAAATATAATGCGAGTATTGAAGCAAGTAAAAGTTTCATCGCATATTCAGGGATATGAATTGTGAGGTCAATAATCTCCTCAGAGATATAGGAGACTAATTCATGTAATTTAGCAGTTAAAATATTTGTTAATTTGTCAAGGTCGTCAGAATATTCTATTTTATAATAGTTAAGAAATGAAATGAATAAATTTTTAGAGAAGGTATCAAGATCAGCAAATACTACCATTAATTTTTCAAAAATCCTTTCTTTACTAACATAATTTATAGTTGCAACTGCAAGATAAAAGAACAGTAAAAAAGTTGGTATTACAACTGTTATGGCAGAAAGAATCGCGGCATATGTTTTATTCATATATTTTACCAATAAACTGTTAATTGGCCTCATAAGATAAACTAGGACTAAAGTTACAATCAGTGCATCTACAAGGGGGAAAAGAGTTAGGGCTGCAATTATAAGAAAGAATATGAATATTGAGGCAATTGCAATTCTATACTCGATTTCTTCCATAGTGTATCCCTTTTAGTGAAAATATCTTAGGAGTATATAAATTTAAAGGGCAAATAAGTCTGGATGGCCAATTATTGCATCGACAATTCTTTTTGATACTTTACCATCCCATAGTGGTGGTTTTGGATATGATTTCTCTCTTTTTGGGATTTCATCTAGAGCGGAGGTCAACTTAATTGGATCTGTTCCTACAAGAATATTTGCACCATTCTCTAGGGTTACTATTCTTTCAGTATTCTCTCTAAGCGTTATACACGGCACATCAAGCATCAAGGCTTCTTCCTGTATTCCCCCAGAATCTGTCATGATAAATTTAGAGTTTGACAGAAGACACAAAAAGTCAAGGTAACCTAATGGCTCAATTATTTTTATATTTTTGCCAAGTTTTTGTATATATCCAATATCTTCCAATACTTTTTTTGTTCTTGGATGTAATGGAACAATAATCTTGGTGTCTATCTTTTTTAAAGAGCCGAATAATCCAATAAGTTTTTCAGGCTTGGCAGTATTCTCTGCCCTGTGGACAGTCATTAATCCATAGTTACCAGTGTTTACAGATAAATTATCTAGAATACTAGATTTTTTTGATTTTTGAATATTTAATAATAATGTTTCAACCATTACATTTCCAACAAAAAATATCTTCTTTTTATCGGCACCTTCCGATAGTAGATTATTTATCGCATCTTCTGTGGGTGCAAATAAAAACTGCGATATTCTATCCACAAGAATCCTGTTTATTTCTTCAGGCATTCTCATATCAAAAGAACGGTATCCTGATTCTACATGGGCCACGGGAATTTGCATTTTAATTGAAGATATTGCGCCTGCAAGTGTAGAATTTACATCTCCGACTACAACTGTTAAATCTGGCTTTTCTTCTTTCAATACTTCTTCTATCCTTGACATCATTGCCCCTGTCTGGACTCCGTGAGTACCAGATCCTATTCCAAGAAAAACATCAGGTTTTGGCAGTTCTAAGTCTTCAAAAAAAACTCTGTTCATATTCTCATCGTAGTGTTGACCTGTATGAACAAGAATTTGATCAATTTTTCTATTCTTAAACTCTTCATATATGGGCTTTATTTTCATGAAATTAGGTCTTGCGCCCACTATCGAGAGTATTTTCATAAAGAATCATTAAGAAATGTGTTTTTAAGAGTTTTGATTTGACTTTTTCATAATATGAAACGGTTTTAATATTATTTCATCTAAACTTTTATATATTGTTTCATGTTTAGTTATATTGTAATAAATAAAAATTATAATGGAGGTATTCTATGAGTAATGGCGATGGATTGAAAGTTTTAGCTGCAGTTCTTGCGGTGCTTTTATTAGTATCAATAATAGGAAACTTCTTTTTCTTGTATCGTTCACTTTCAGATGCAGGCGGACAGGGAACCCAATACAATGTCCTGCTTACTGAGAAAATGGCCCTTGATAACAAAATATCTTTATTGGAATCACAAATATTAGATAAAAACAAGAAAGTATCAGATCTTGAATCGGAGATTAGATCTATAAAATCTCAGTATGATGCAGCGCAAAGAAACGTTGATTTGAAACAGAGAGTGATTGACAACTATGAAACTCGAGTAAAGTCTTTAGAAGATCAACTTTACAACTGTGAGCATAAAACTCCCAAGATTACAACTTATACTTCATATTGTTCATGCGGATACTACAAATATAACTGCACATGTAATGGATACTGCTACTATGACTGGTACTGCCCAAGTTCATGCTCGTGCTGTTATACTAGTAGTTGTACAAACTGCTAAAATAATTTGAGGAAGAATCTTATGAGTCGAAATTTCCAATGGAGACTCTAAGTTCTCCCTCAATACTTTTTCTTTAATTATTCTATATATGCCTTTCGATGTGTTTTCTAATTAATAATCTAGGATATATTTATATTCTATTTTAATTCTTAAATTTTATGAGAAATCGAATAGTAGGCGTTCTGATAATATTTGTGTCCTTATTGATGGGATT
This portion of the Methanofastidiosum sp. genome encodes:
- a CDS encoding GNAT family N-acetyltransferase, translated to MRVREASFRDRYNIYDLIDSLHNVPLKSPDEIANFNKILTEYIKNPNIKIFVAEENLLDSVEICGFLSLFVKPILFYSYNVCHIEDIVIKDEYKGKGVGAELLEAAINYGKRVKCKYITVSIEGGDPMTKKFYKACGFAENSLEMKYYL
- a CDS encoding AI-2E family transporter, whose translation is MEEIEYRIAIASIFIFFLIIAALTLFPLVDALIVTLVLVYLMRPINSLLVKYMNKTYAAILSAITVVIPTFLLFFYLAVATINYVSKERIFEKLMVVFADLDTFSKNLFISFLNYYKIEYSDDLDKLTNILTAKLHELVSYISEEIIDLTIHIPEYAMKLLLASILALYLLKEGANLRDTFVHLLPENKKKTVSNLLQGIDIVFESIILVNILKAIFTAIISYFIFLIFGIPYPSLLGIMSGFMDFAPILGPWMLFSGIAAVYIMNGQAMTGIYVFIIGQVFVTVIPELYIKPKLAGKYAKIHPMIFLFGFFGGLLAFGAIGIFLGPIAIGIVVVFIKYSLLGKEIERKNSFIDKLLNQVDKMIKLEGAKNGKL
- the wecB gene encoding UDP-N-acetylglucosamine 2-epimerase (non-hydrolyzing); translation: MKILSIVGARPNFMKIKPIYEEFKNRKIDQILVHTGQHYDENMNRVFFEDLELPKPDVFLGIGSGTHGVQTGAMMSRIEEVLKEEKPDLTVVVGDVNSTLAGAISSIKMQIPVAHVESGYRSFDMRMPEEINRILVDRISQFLFAPTEDAINNLLSEGADKKKIFFVGNVMVETLLLNIQKSKKSSILDNLSVNTGNYGLMTVHRAENTAKPEKLIGLFGSLKKIDTKIIVPLHPRTKKVLEDIGYIQKLGKNIKIIEPLGYLDFLCLLSNSKFIMTDSGGIQEEALMLDVPCITLRENTERIVTLENGANILVGTDPIKLTSALDEIPKREKSYPKPPLWDGKVSKRIVDAIIGHPDLFAL
- a CDS encoding DNA double-strand break repair nuclease NurA, whose amino-acid sequence is MNIEIIKDIINIIKSEQNYSCDVLDGEQPQFSDKRYSSFPISKNNIREFNLSNPSKKVTYIDGGNIELLSSPSLYLGFVRIYFNIFNNNKITPPRNISQKYEFYVLGKAIGKGKDIDFYFKLFPFSKNYGIDIDEADRTINSHDSSISNRSFRAELGSVCGVARRFLEWKISELIIQKELENGDILVRDGSLQTAITGESNYSKKAYEAATEKGITFCGIAKRSRLYTSKGRSLPYAIRLLGNKICSKKLWYYYPVVEINHPDHNAEMYFVKFHPSSRYTFRFEIEKNRAKVLGREGVEEVLGTIASNSVDLRFPGYPYGLVDADYIARIRGDEKETHKALFLSLCDDEEILKFIDENISVEDAHDVLDSLQWI
- a CDS encoding flippase-like domain-containing protein, producing the protein MVNYRTILPFTAGIILILIFIQFVGYAEFITLIKSANPLYLGLAVVFQLLNLFLEAYKWKPLLESLKPNVSMKNVFVATMIGIFFNNVTPSAKTGGEPMKTFLISKDEDIAPIENVFATVTADRFVESLPFFVLAIFSVMYVNLFYSVGWTTIAILSFVIMIYICVLLVAIYVCFNKKAGEKVVFKFIRIIGKISKRINKYEDLALSMVENFHQQFQLILKSRRALYRSIVASIIMWCCWILRTYFVFLALGRPLNPLLVALVSTISLLMGLLPLMPGGLGVVEVTMTLLYASLKVGKNIALTATILDRILSFWFVLVLAGIITSYNLPKLRPIKSEAKSRMINYNKENESNKQINI
- a CDS encoding ELKS/Rab6-interacting/CAST family protein, which gives rise to MSNGDGLKVLAAVLAVLLLVSIIGNFFFLYRSLSDAGGQGTQYNVLLTEKMALDNKISLLESQILDKNKKVSDLESEIRSIKSQYDAAQRNVDLKQRVIDNYETRVKSLEDQLYNCEHKTPKITTYTSYCSCGYYKYNCTCNGYCYYDWYCPSSCSCCYTSSCTNC